A single region of the Acidobacteriota bacterium genome encodes:
- a CDS encoding efflux RND transporter permease subunit: MSGVIAWFARNGVAANLLMVFIVASGVFALIGMPIEVFPSMETESITVTVPYLGAAPEEVEQGVCLRVEEAVQDLEGVDTVRATAAEGVGTVVIELESGADNRKVLDEVKSRVDAITTFPEETEKPIIQEALIRRRVITVAIYGDVDERALKAVAEEVREGLSDLPGISQVELDAVRPYEISIEVSEDTLRQYGLTFDEVVMAVRRSSLDLPGGAVRAREGEILLRTMGQAYRGAEYGDIVLRARPDGSRLLLDDIAEVTDGFAETDVTSRFDGQPVALVQVYRVGDQSALRLARQVKAYVAERSAALPPGLQMTTWLDDTVPLQDRLRVLLESGRLGLVLVFLVLALFLKFRLALWVSVGIAVSFTGAIAVLPYVDVTINVMSLFAFLLVLGIVVDDAIVVGENIYRHFEMGKSGMRAAVDGARQVATPVTFSILTTVAAFTPLIYSVEGPSGAIARTIPLVVIGCLAFSLIESMFVLPNHLSHLTHRHEEGQSRNVVWGWSLFQGFFSKRMKWVIERGYRPLIERAIEWRYSTIAIAVAVLVITAGYIFSGRMKFEFFPDVEADNAVVLLTMPQGTPAETTLAAVERIEAAASVLEEELRLEGHDVFRHVMATVGAQPYAALVQASGPTANFQVEVAAPHQGEVNIELMSSQERTIRASEVTRRWREKVGTVADAVRVEYTSSLVSFGAAVDVELTGRNLEQLRAAGEEIKARLADYPGVFDISDSFRAGKREIRLELDPRAESLGLSLEALGRQVRQGFYGAEAQRIQRGRDDVRVMVRYPVEERETLASLEDMRIRTPAGAEVPFSLAGRAEFGRGFATIQRLDRRRVLNITADVDPAIVTANEVVADLEASVLPEILAGYPGISSSFAGEQEEQRQTFEGLFEALGVALIVIYGLLAIPFRSYLQPMIVMSAIPFGLIGAVIGHRLVGLNLTMLSLLGLIALTGVVVNDSLVMVDFINRRVAAGMKVHEAIRDAGAARFRPIVLTSLTTFVGLLPLLLERSFQAQFLVPMAVSLAFGVLFATAITLVLVPSLYAILNDFRSQVTVQRRKQPAETQAGGATDAVLDAV, translated from the coding sequence GTGAGCGGCGTGATCGCCTGGTTCGCCCGCAACGGCGTGGCGGCGAACCTGTTGATGGTCTTCATCGTGGCCAGCGGTGTCTTCGCCCTGATCGGCATGCCGATTGAGGTCTTCCCGAGCATGGAGACGGAGAGCATCACGGTGACCGTGCCGTACCTGGGCGCGGCGCCGGAAGAGGTCGAGCAGGGCGTCTGCCTCCGCGTCGAGGAGGCAGTGCAGGACCTGGAGGGCGTCGACACGGTCCGGGCCACGGCGGCGGAGGGCGTTGGCACCGTAGTGATCGAGCTGGAGAGCGGCGCCGACAACCGCAAGGTCCTGGACGAGGTCAAGTCGCGTGTCGACGCGATCACGACCTTTCCCGAGGAGACCGAGAAGCCGATCATCCAGGAGGCGCTCATCCGTCGCCGCGTGATCACCGTGGCGATCTACGGCGACGTCGACGAGCGGGCGCTCAAGGCGGTCGCCGAGGAGGTCCGCGAGGGGCTGTCCGATCTTCCCGGTATCAGCCAGGTGGAACTCGACGCGGTACGTCCCTACGAGATCTCGATCGAGGTCTCGGAGGACACTCTCCGGCAGTACGGTCTCACCTTCGACGAAGTCGTGATGGCGGTCCGGCGTTCGTCGCTCGACCTGCCGGGCGGCGCGGTCCGGGCGCGCGAGGGCGAGATCCTCCTGCGGACGATGGGCCAGGCCTACCGGGGCGCCGAGTACGGCGACATCGTGCTGCGAGCTCGCCCCGACGGCAGCCGTCTGCTCCTGGACGACATCGCTGAGGTGACCGACGGCTTCGCCGAGACGGACGTGACGTCGCGTTTCGACGGTCAACCTGTGGCCCTGGTCCAGGTCTACCGGGTCGGCGACCAGAGCGCGCTGCGCCTTGCCCGCCAGGTCAAGGCGTACGTCGCCGAGCGGTCGGCGGCCCTGCCGCCGGGCCTGCAGATGACGACCTGGCTCGACGACACGGTGCCCCTGCAGGACCGGCTGCGGGTTCTGCTCGAGAGCGGCCGCCTGGGGCTCGTGCTCGTCTTCCTCGTGCTGGCCCTGTTCCTGAAGTTCCGGCTGGCCCTGTGGGTGTCGGTCGGCATCGCGGTTTCCTTCACGGGCGCGATCGCGGTTCTGCCGTACGTCGATGTGACGATCAACGTGATGTCGCTGTTCGCCTTCCTGCTCGTGCTCGGCATCGTGGTCGACGACGCGATCGTGGTCGGAGAGAACATCTACCGTCACTTCGAGATGGGCAAGTCGGGAATGCGCGCGGCGGTCGACGGTGCGCGCCAGGTCGCGACGCCGGTCACGTTTTCGATCCTCACCACCGTGGCCGCCTTCACGCCGCTCATCTACTCCGTCGAGGGCCCCTCCGGAGCCATTGCGCGAACCATTCCCCTGGTCGTCATCGGGTGCCTGGCGTTCTCGCTGATCGAGTCCATGTTCGTGCTGCCGAACCACCTCTCGCACCTGACCCACCGGCACGAGGAGGGGCAGTCCCGCAATGTCGTGTGGGGCTGGTCTCTGTTCCAGGGCTTCTTCAGCAAGCGGATGAAGTGGGTGATCGAACGCGGCTACCGGCCGCTCATCGAACGGGCGATCGAGTGGCGGTACTCGACGATCGCCATCGCGGTCGCGGTGCTGGTGATCACGGCCGGTTACATCTTCTCGGGCCGGATGAAGTTCGAGTTCTTCCCGGACGTGGAGGCCGACAACGCGGTCGTGTTGCTGACCATGCCGCAGGGGACGCCGGCGGAGACGACCCTGGCGGCGGTGGAACGCATCGAGGCGGCGGCCTCCGTCCTCGAGGAGGAACTGCGGCTGGAGGGTCACGACGTGTTCCGCCACGTCATGGCGACGGTCGGCGCGCAGCCCTACGCCGCCCTGGTCCAGGCGAGCGGGCCAACGGCCAACTTCCAGGTCGAGGTCGCGGCGCCGCATCAGGGCGAGGTGAACATCGAACTCATGTCGTCCCAGGAAAGGACGATTCGGGCCTCGGAGGTCACCCGCCGGTGGCGCGAGAAGGTGGGCACCGTGGCGGATGCGGTCCGGGTCGAGTACACCTCGAGCCTCGTCAGTTTCGGCGCCGCGGTCGATGTGGAGCTGACCGGAAGGAACCTGGAGCAGCTTCGGGCCGCGGGGGAGGAGATCAAGGCCCGCCTGGCCGACTATCCCGGCGTGTTCGACATCTCGGACTCGTTCAGGGCCGGCAAGCGGGAGATCCGTCTGGAGCTCGACCCTCGCGCCGAATCCCTTGGGTTGAGCCTCGAGGCCCTGGGGCGCCAGGTCCGCCAGGGCTTCTACGGCGCCGAGGCGCAGCGGATCCAGCGCGGACGCGACGATGTGCGGGTCATGGTGCGGTATCCGGTGGAGGAACGGGAAACCCTGGCGTCTCTCGAGGACATGCGGATCCGGACGCCGGCCGGGGCCGAGGTCCCGTTCTCCCTCGCCGGCCGCGCCGAGTTCGGCCGCGGCTTCGCGACGATCCAGCGCCTGGACCGGCGGCGCGTGCTGAACATCACGGCGGATGTCGATCCGGCGATCGTGACGGCCAACGAAGTTGTCGCCGATCTCGAAGCCAGCGTGCTTCCCGAGATTCTGGCCGGCTACCCCGGGATCAGCTCTTCGTTCGCCGGGGAACAGGAGGAGCAGCGCCAGACCTTCGAGGGGTTGTTCGAGGCGCTGGGCGTGGCTCTGATCGTGATCTACGGTCTGCTGGCCATCCCGTTCCGCTCCTACCTGCAGCCGATGATCGTGATGAGCGCGATCCCGTTCGGCCTGATCGGCGCCGTGATCGGCCACCGGTTGGTCGGGCTCAACCTGACCATGCTGTCGCTGCTGGGCCTGATCGCCCTGACGGGCGTCGTGGTCAACGATTCCCTGGTCATGGTCGACTTCATCAACCGGCGCGTGGCGGCGGGCATGAAGGTGCATGAGGCGATCCGTGACGCGGGCGCCGCGCGTTTCCGTCCGATCGTGCTGACGTCGCTGACCACCTTCGTCGGGTTGCTGCCGCTCCTGCTGGAGCGGAGCTTCCAGGCGCAGTTCCTGGTGCCGATGGCCGTCTCGCTCGCCTTCGGCGTCCTGTTCGCGACAGCCATCACGCTGGTGCTCGTGCCGTCGCTCTACGCGATCCTGAACGACTTCCGGTCCCAGGTCACCGTTCAACGGCGGAAGCAGCCCGCCGAGACCCAGGCTGGCGGCGCGACGGATGCCGTGCTCGATGCGGTCTGA
- a CDS encoding amidohydrolase family protein, whose amino-acid sequence MRSEDRGSSARRSAVTFFLAALLLLACAPQQVQYDLVLRGGRVMDPESGLDAVMDVGITGVEIRSISEGPLSGAEVVDVSGLVVAPGFIDLHAHGHDPFSRDLQVRDGVTAAFELEGGAYPVDEWYEEREGSWRIHFGATVAYGAARVLAFREDERAATYEPASAEQIEAIQETLKDGLAEGALGVGLPLQYQPGASRSEIFRMFQTAAEAGVTVFSHIRYAGVVEPESSIAAVQEMIADAAGSGGSVHIVHIGSSGLAQMPTVIEMIDRAAAGGVDVTTEVYPYTAASTDIRAAIFDPGWRERLAADYGDIEWVATGERLDEAGFNERRALPASEEATIIAHIIPERELGDAIAHPAVMIASDGVGYIDGRAHPRGAGTFARVLGRYSRDEGRLSLMEAIRKMTLAPARRLQEVAPAMRRKGRLSVGADADITVFDPETVIDRATFAEPALPSAGIPHVLVDGVFVVRDGELVEDALPGRAIRSGVVDVD is encoded by the coding sequence ATGCGGTCTGAGGACAGGGGCTCGAGCGCAAGGCGCTCGGCGGTTACGTTCTTCCTGGCAGCCCTCCTGCTGCTCGCCTGTGCGCCCCAGCAGGTCCAGTACGACCTCGTGCTTCGCGGCGGCCGCGTGATGGACCCGGAATCGGGTCTCGACGCCGTGATGGATGTGGGGATCACCGGGGTGGAGATCCGGTCGATCTCGGAAGGCCCGCTGTCGGGCGCCGAGGTGGTGGACGTTTCGGGCCTCGTCGTGGCGCCTGGCTTCATCGACCTGCACGCCCATGGCCACGATCCGTTCAGCCGCGACCTGCAGGTGCGGGACGGGGTGACCGCGGCGTTCGAACTCGAGGGCGGGGCGTACCCGGTCGACGAGTGGTATGAGGAACGGGAGGGCTCCTGGCGGATCCACTTCGGCGCTACGGTTGCCTACGGCGCCGCGCGGGTGCTGGCCTTCAGAGAGGACGAGCGCGCGGCGACCTACGAGCCGGCGAGTGCGGAACAGATCGAGGCGATCCAGGAGACGCTGAAGGACGGCCTGGCCGAGGGCGCCCTGGGTGTCGGCCTGCCGCTCCAGTACCAGCCGGGCGCCTCGAGGTCCGAGATCTTCCGCATGTTCCAGACGGCGGCGGAGGCGGGGGTGACCGTCTTCTCCCACATTCGCTACGCGGGCGTGGTGGAGCCGGAGAGTTCGATCGCCGCCGTCCAGGAGATGATCGCCGACGCGGCCGGCTCCGGCGGTTCGGTCCACATCGTCCACATCGGTTCGAGCGGGTTGGCGCAGATGCCGACCGTCATCGAGATGATCGACCGGGCGGCCGCCGGGGGCGTCGACGTGACCACCGAGGTCTATCCCTACACCGCGGCCTCGACCGACATCCGGGCCGCGATCTTCGATCCCGGCTGGCGGGAACGGCTGGCCGCGGACTACGGCGACATCGAGTGGGTGGCCACCGGCGAGCGCCTGGACGAGGCCGGTTTCAACGAGCGACGGGCCCTTCCCGCGTCCGAGGAGGCGACGATCATCGCGCACATCATCCCGGAGCGGGAACTCGGCGACGCGATCGCGCATCCAGCCGTGATGATCGCGAGCGACGGCGTCGGCTACATCGACGGCCGGGCCCATCCCCGCGGCGCCGGCACCTTCGCCCGCGTGCTCGGCCGCTACTCGCGTGACGAGGGTCGGCTCAGCCTGATGGAGGCGATCCGCAAGATGACCCTGGCGCCGGCCCGCCGGCTCCAGGAAGTGGCGCCGGCGATGCGGAGGAAGGGCCGCCTGAGCGTCGGCGCAGACGCCGACATCACGGTCTTCGACCCGGAGACCGTGATCGACCGGGCCACCTTCGCCGAACCCGCCTTGCCCTCGGCGGGTATTCCGCACGTGCTGGTGGACGGTGTGTTCGTCGTCCGCGACGGAGAGCTGGTCGAGGATGCGCTGCCGGGTCGGGCGATCAGGTCAGGCGTCGTCGACGTGGACTGA
- a CDS encoding enoyl-CoA hydratase-related protein: protein MITIDTGTSELLCDLEDGVATVTLNKPEKRNALGDILTPALRSILLTLEADERCGAILLTGAGRAFCAGGDVSGMGSNRGKGDEAPKAPPTVDEAVASLIEKQESLTLRMAELDKPIVAALPGPAAGAGLSIALAADLRVMADDTFVTTAFRRIGLSGDYGSSWFLTRLVGPAVAKELLMTGRRITAEECLKLGIVNRIVPFDDLATEARGLALELANGPRAALGYMKRNVNRAVLGSLRESLAIEAEGMVRSVRTADHKEAVRAFMEKREARFGQ from the coding sequence ATGATCACGATCGACACCGGCACGAGCGAACTCCTCTGCGACCTCGAGGACGGTGTCGCCACGGTGACGCTAAACAAGCCCGAGAAGCGAAACGCCCTGGGCGACATCCTGACGCCGGCGCTACGCAGCATCCTGCTGACCCTCGAAGCGGACGAGCGCTGTGGCGCGATCCTGCTGACCGGCGCCGGCCGGGCGTTCTGCGCCGGCGGCGACGTCTCAGGCATGGGGTCGAACCGGGGGAAGGGCGATGAAGCGCCGAAGGCGCCGCCAACGGTCGACGAAGCCGTGGCTTCTCTGATCGAGAAGCAGGAGTCGCTGACGTTGCGGATGGCGGAACTGGACAAGCCGATCGTCGCCGCCCTGCCCGGACCTGCCGCCGGCGCCGGCCTCTCCATCGCACTCGCCGCCGACCTCCGTGTCATGGCCGACGACACCTTCGTTACGACCGCCTTCCGGCGCATCGGGCTGTCCGGCGACTACGGATCGAGCTGGTTTTTGACCCGCCTCGTGGGTCCCGCGGTGGCGAAAGAACTCCTGATGACCGGCCGCCGCATCACCGCCGAGGAGTGCCTCAAGCTCGGAATCGTCAATCGCATCGTGCCCTTCGACGACTTGGCGACCGAGGCGCGGGGCCTCGCGCTGGAGCTGGCGAACGGACCCCGGGCGGCGCTCGGCTACATGAAGCGGAACGTGAACCGAGCCGTGCTCGGGAGTCTGCGGGAGTCGCTCGCCATCGAGGCGGAGGGGATGGTCCGCTCGGTGCGGACGGCGGACCACAAGGAGGCCGTGAGGGCGTTCATGGAGAAGCGGGAGGCGCGCTTTGGTCAGTGA
- the galK gene encoding galactokinase → MKAGDLVDAFRKRFGTEPDVIARAPGRANLLGAHVDYSEGWVLPAAIDRAVWVAARRARGAETRLAALDLAEEAAFDAVQPAPPVTERGTPSSWVDYPQGLAWALGQREIEVPPIEAVFGGDLPIGAGVSSSAAVEMAFLVAWEQLAGFQLSGLDRAQVGRTVENEYVGVQSGIMDQFASVHGREGHALLLDCRSLEHELIPTPEGLVFLVADTGVRRALASGTGFNDRKSECFRAADLLRPHLPELSTLRDLEPANLDRLRHVLESPLDRRARHVVTECRRVLDGAEALRQGDLHALGDLMAQSHRSSRNDYDVSIEELDVLQEAAAGAEGCYGARLTGAGFGGCVTAITSEAAARHVRERTAAAFERRFGRPPEIHTCRVGTGAGIVAGEFDLRPFQEA, encoded by the coding sequence GTGAAGGCCGGCGATCTCGTCGACGCGTTCCGGAAACGCTTCGGCACCGAGCCCGACGTCATCGCCCGCGCGCCCGGCAGGGCCAACCTCCTGGGTGCGCATGTCGACTACAGCGAGGGCTGGGTGTTGCCGGCGGCGATCGACCGCGCGGTCTGGGTCGCGGCTCGGCGGGCGCGCGGCGCGGAGACCCGGCTGGCGGCCCTGGACCTCGCAGAAGAGGCCGCCTTCGACGCCGTCCAGCCCGCGCCGCCGGTCACGGAACGCGGCACGCCGTCGTCCTGGGTCGACTACCCGCAGGGGCTGGCCTGGGCGCTCGGCCAGCGAGAGATCGAAGTGCCGCCGATCGAAGCCGTCTTCGGCGGCGACCTGCCGATCGGCGCCGGGGTCAGCTCCTCGGCGGCCGTCGAGATGGCGTTCCTCGTCGCCTGGGAGCAGCTCGCCGGCTTCCAGCTCTCCGGCCTTGACCGAGCCCAGGTCGGCAGAACGGTCGAGAACGAGTACGTCGGCGTCCAGTCCGGAATCATGGACCAGTTCGCCTCCGTCCACGGCCGCGAGGGACACGCCCTGTTGCTCGACTGCCGGTCGCTCGAGCACGAGCTGATCCCGACGCCTGAAGGTCTCGTCTTCCTGGTCGCGGACACCGGCGTCCGCCGTGCCCTCGCCTCCGGCACCGGCTTCAACGACCGGAAGTCCGAGTGCTTCCGCGCCGCCGACCTGCTGAGGCCCCATCTGCCGGAGCTCTCCACGCTCCGCGACCTGGAACCGGCCAACCTCGACCGGCTGCGCCACGTACTCGAATCGCCGCTCGACCGCCGTGCCCGCCACGTGGTCACCGAGTGCCGCCGCGTCCTCGATGGCGCCGAAGCGCTGCGGCAAGGCGACCTGCACGCGCTCGGCGATCTGATGGCCCAGTCCCACCGCAGCTCCCGCAACGACTACGACGTCAGCATCGAGGAACTCGACGTTCTCCAGGAAGCCGCCGCCGGCGCCGAAGGTTGTTACGGTGCCCGCCTCACCGGCGCCGGCTTCGGCGGCTGCGTGACCGCGATCACCAGCGAAGCCGCGGCCCGTCATGTACGCGAGCGCACCGCGGCAGCCTTCGAGCGCCGCTTCGGGCGGCCGCCGGAGATCCACACCTGCCGGGTCGGCACGGGCGCGGGTATCGTGGCTGGCGAATTCGACCTGCGGCCATTCCAGGAGGCGTAG
- a CDS encoding GyrI-like domain-containing protein, translating into MTEISIVTVEEEPLLAARTSATFTEVPAKLLPLMERVGAFVREHGVEGAGQNVWFYRDVSGGQMEVDVGVQVPASTQAAEGLVRSATPAGRCAHAVLHGDYSEIPGVHQAIHQWCAEQNLVLAGPCWELYGDWHDDPAKRRTDMYHLLA; encoded by the coding sequence ATGACCGAGATCTCGATCGTCACCGTCGAGGAAGAGCCCCTGCTGGCCGCGCGCACCAGCGCCACCTTCACCGAGGTTCCCGCCAAGCTCCTGCCCCTGATGGAGCGGGTCGGCGCCTTCGTGCGGGAACACGGCGTCGAGGGCGCCGGTCAGAACGTCTGGTTCTACCGGGACGTCAGCGGCGGTCAGATGGAAGTCGACGTCGGCGTCCAGGTGCCCGCCTCGACCCAGGCGGCGGAGGGCCTCGTCCGCTCGGCGACGCCGGCAGGCCGGTGCGCCCACGCCGTGCTCCACGGCGACTACAGCGAGATCCCGGGCGTCCACCAGGCGATCCACCAATGGTGCGCCGAGCAGAACCTCGTCCTCGCCGGTCCGTGCTGGGAGCTCTACGGCGACTGGCACGACGACCCGGCGAAGCGCCGCACCGACATGTACCACCTCCTGGCCTGA
- a CDS encoding type II toxin-antitoxin system VapC family toxin, whose amino-acid sequence MNHPASTDSPTTVIVDTNVVSEFMRPKPQPIVLAWLDSQFRRSLFVTAVTEAEIRAGIAFLPEGRRRRLLARAADQAFGDLFAGRILPFDTEAARAYARIAARCRRAGRPISQADGQIAAIAHSRDAMLATRNVQDFKLADVHLVNPWPPVEDNQ is encoded by the coding sequence GTGAACCACCCCGCTTCGACTGACTCCCCCACGACGGTCATCGTGGACACGAACGTCGTGTCGGAGTTCATGCGGCCCAAGCCGCAGCCGATCGTCCTCGCTTGGCTGGACAGCCAGTTCAGGCGCAGCCTGTTCGTGACCGCCGTGACCGAAGCCGAGATCCGCGCGGGAATAGCGTTCCTGCCTGAGGGCCGGCGACGCCGGCTACTCGCCCGAGCCGCCGATCAGGCGTTCGGCGACTTGTTCGCGGGCCGCATCCTTCCCTTCGACACGGAAGCCGCGAGGGCCTATGCAAGGATCGCCGCCCGCTGCCGAAGAGCAGGACGGCCGATCTCGCAGGCGGACGGCCAGATTGCGGCTATTGCCCACTCTCGCGACGCTATGTTGGCAACACGAAACGTCCAGGACTTCAAGCTGGCCGACGTTCACCTCGTTAATCCCTGGCCGCCTGTCGAGGACAACCAATGA
- a CDS encoding plasmid stabilization protein, whose translation MASITVRNLDEGVKKRLRVRAADNGRSMEEEVRLILREAVQRDAEPEKGLGTAIHELFKPLGGVELELPPREPMREPPRFD comes from the coding sequence GTGGCTAGCATCACTGTCAGAAACCTCGACGAGGGAGTGAAGAAGCGTCTCCGGGTGCGCGCGGCCGACAACGGCCGGTCGATGGAAGAAGAGGTCCGGTTGATTCTGCGCGAGGCCGTTCAGCGAGACGCCGAGCCCGAAAAGGGACTGGGGACGGCGATCCACGAGCTCTTCAAGCCCCTTGGCGGCGTGGAGCTGGAGCTGCCGCCAAGGGAGCCCATGCGTGAACCACCCCGCTTCGACTGA